The Algoriphagus halophilus genome window below encodes:
- a CDS encoding BatD family protein, whose amino-acid sequence MIKTILQTTLVYMALLFVSNAYGQDVQIELGPDEIGLNETFTIKVTLSNDKIKSYDQFPDIPSFQKQGISQSSSMNLINGQMSSSNSIIQYYKPTRKGDFTLPSFDILINGNAYSSPGKTITVGDASSASSSRVPDPFADFFGRSSPSEEPEYVELEDDAFFSLAVDKEEVYVGEGFNLSLAFYMSEANQAPFQFYEPGRQLDEILKKVKPTNVWEENYNITNIEPEQVTINGKRWTRYKVFEATFFPFSEGEIEIPRISWEMIKYRVAKNPTFFGANRQEDFKTFYSSAKNIKVKPLPPHPLKNEVSVGEYQIRENIKNIEVETGQGFDYNFGVSGIGNINAIQAPRMLSTANLNTYDPNVRQQINRGYGRVSGIKEFNYYITINEAGDIDLADHFEWIYFDPSREVYDTLRPQAKIKVIGESKVNQALSNQRLGGLYDRIDVEDNRFLNEQYKYYFTTAINVLLLASVILLAVLIIRKK is encoded by the coding sequence ATGATTAAAACGATCCTTCAAACAACTTTGGTATACATGGCTTTGCTATTTGTTAGTAACGCCTATGGCCAAGATGTCCAAATAGAGCTGGGTCCTGATGAAATTGGATTAAATGAAACGTTTACCATTAAAGTAACATTATCCAATGATAAAATAAAGTCATACGACCAGTTCCCAGATATCCCAAGCTTTCAAAAACAAGGTATTTCGCAATCATCCTCCATGAACCTAATCAATGGACAGATGAGTAGCTCTAATAGTATTATCCAATATTATAAGCCTACCCGTAAAGGGGATTTCACTTTACCTTCCTTTGACATCTTGATCAATGGGAATGCTTATTCTTCCCCAGGGAAAACCATCACAGTGGGAGATGCTTCCAGTGCATCTTCATCAAGGGTTCCGGATCCCTTTGCTGATTTCTTTGGTAGGTCTTCCCCATCCGAGGAACCAGAATATGTGGAACTGGAAGATGATGCATTCTTTTCTTTAGCAGTGGATAAGGAAGAAGTCTATGTAGGAGAAGGGTTTAACCTGAGCTTGGCTTTTTATATGTCTGAAGCCAATCAAGCTCCTTTTCAATTCTATGAACCGGGCAGGCAACTGGATGAGATTCTGAAAAAAGTAAAACCTACGAATGTTTGGGAAGAGAATTACAATATCACCAATATTGAGCCAGAACAAGTAACGATCAATGGCAAGCGTTGGACAAGATACAAGGTGTTTGAGGCTACTTTCTTCCCTTTTTCAGAAGGAGAAATAGAAATCCCCAGAATTTCTTGGGAAATGATCAAATATCGAGTGGCCAAAAACCCAACGTTTTTTGGAGCAAATAGACAGGAAGATTTCAAAACATTTTATTCCAGCGCAAAAAATATTAAAGTAAAGCCTCTTCCACCTCACCCTCTAAAGAATGAGGTAAGTGTAGGTGAATATCAGATTCGAGAGAACATAAAAAATATTGAGGTAGAAACAGGGCAGGGCTTTGATTATAATTTCGGAGTCAGCGGAATAGGAAATATCAATGCCATACAGGCTCCTAGAATGCTCTCAACTGCGAATCTTAATACCTATGATCCCAACGTACGTCAACAGATCAATCGTGGCTATGGAAGGGTTTCAGGCATCAAAGAATTCAATTATTACATCACGATCAACGAAGCTGGAGACATTGATTTGGCAGACCATTTTGAATGGATATATTTCGACCCCTCCAGGGAAGTTTACGACACTCTCCGTCCGCAGGCAAAAATAAAAGTGATAGGGGAAAGCAAAGTAAATCAAGCACTGTCCAACCAAAGATTAGGAGGACTGTACGATCGAATTGATGTAGAAGACAACAGGTTTTTAAACGAGCAATATAAATACTATTTTACGACCGCAATCAACGTGCTTTTGCTAGCATCAGTCATATTGTTGGCGGTTTTGATTATAAGAAAGAAGTAA
- the aroC gene encoding chorismate synthase — protein sequence MGNSFGKLFKITTFGESHGIALGVTLEGCPAGLEIDEAKIRQEMQRRKPGQSKITTQRKEEDEIEILSGIFEGKSTGTPIGIVIRNADQKSKDYSHISDKFRPSHADYTYFEKYGIRDYRGGGRSSARETAARVAAGAIAKQLLDHYGVSIQAFVSQVGDLKLEKPYQEMDLNKAEENIVRCPDPEMADQMIQLIDAVRLERDTIGGVVTCVIKNTPIGIGEPVFDRLHAELGKAMLSINAVKGFEFGSGFDGVSMRGSQHNDAFYKEEGQVKTKTNYSGGIQGGISNGQDIYFRVAFKPVATIMQDQESLNEAGETITVSGKGRHDPCVVPRAVPIVEAMAALVIADYTLLAKSNKL from the coding sequence ATGGGGAATTCATTTGGTAAGCTATTCAAGATCACCACATTTGGGGAATCCCATGGAATAGCTTTAGGAGTAACGTTGGAAGGATGTCCTGCAGGGCTGGAAATTGATGAGGCAAAAATCCGTCAGGAGATGCAACGCCGAAAACCAGGCCAATCCAAAATTACCACACAACGAAAAGAAGAAGACGAAATTGAAATTCTTTCAGGAATTTTTGAAGGAAAAAGTACGGGCACACCCATAGGAATCGTCATTCGAAATGCAGATCAAAAAAGTAAAGACTACTCTCATATCTCAGATAAGTTTAGACCCTCTCATGCGGACTACACTTACTTTGAGAAATATGGAATCAGAGATTATCGAGGAGGAGGAAGAAGCAGTGCAAGGGAAACTGCCGCTAGAGTAGCAGCTGGAGCCATTGCCAAACAATTGTTAGACCATTATGGAGTTTCTATTCAGGCATTTGTCTCTCAAGTAGGAGACCTGAAGTTAGAAAAGCCTTATCAGGAAATGGATCTTAATAAGGCGGAGGAAAATATTGTCCGATGTCCTGATCCGGAAATGGCTGATCAAATGATTCAATTGATTGATGCTGTTCGTTTAGAGAGGGACACAATTGGAGGGGTTGTTACCTGTGTCATTAAAAATACACCTATTGGAATAGGTGAACCTGTTTTTGATCGATTGCATGCTGAATTGGGCAAAGCTATGCTGAGTATCAATGCAGTTAAAGGATTTGAATTTGGAAGTGGGTTTGATGGGGTCAGCATGCGAGGATCTCAGCACAATGACGCTTTCTATAAAGAAGAGGGACAGGTTAAGACAAAGACCAATTATTCAGGCGGAATCCAAGGGGGTATTTCCAATGGACAAGACATCTATTTTAGAGTAGCATTCAAACCTGTTGCCACGATCATGCAGGATCAAGAATCATTGAATGAAGCTGGAGAAACAATCACAGTTTCAGGAAAAGGACGACATGACCCTTGTGTAGTACCTCGTGCAGTACCGATTGTGGAAGCCATGGCTGCATTGGTCATAGCTGATTATACATTATTGGCAAAAAGCAATAAACTTTAA
- a CDS encoding dicarboxylate/amino acid:cation symporter, translated as MFKKIPLHTKIIIGLVLGLVFGLVVIKTSIPNTFTLDYIKPIGTIFINSLKMIAVPLVFASLIVGVSNLGDISKLSRIGGKTIGTYLVTTVIAISFGLILVNVFAPGKSLPPETRENLMSLYEGDAGSRVGQAAQLQQQSPLQPLVDIVPQNIFLATTDNGAMLQVVFFAIIVGISLLQIQKSKAEPVIAFFDGMNDVIIQIVNYIMLIAPYGVFALMASLIVEIAGDNPDSALQLLFALLKYSLVVVGGLFAMILIVYPLILMAFTKVKYKDFFKAIRPAQLLAFSTSSSSATLPVTMKQVEEELGVSEEVSSFVLPLGATVNMDGTSLYQGVAAVFIAQALGMDLSFSQQLMIVLTATLASIGSAGVPGAGLIMLIIVLESIGVPAAGIALIIAPDRILDMFRTVVNVTGDATVCTIVASTEGELPDGLIRKSNPLTPDV; from the coding sequence ATGTTTAAAAAAATACCCTTACATACAAAAATAATCATAGGCCTTGTTCTGGGGTTGGTTTTTGGATTGGTCGTCATCAAAACATCAATCCCCAATACGTTTACCTTAGATTACATTAAACCAATAGGAACCATTTTCATCAATTCTTTGAAAATGATCGCCGTTCCTTTGGTTTTCGCCTCTTTAATTGTAGGGGTGTCCAATCTGGGCGATATATCCAAACTAAGTAGAATTGGAGGAAAAACGATCGGAACGTACCTCGTTACCACTGTCATCGCGATTTCTTTTGGCTTAATCTTAGTGAATGTATTTGCCCCCGGTAAGAGCCTTCCTCCTGAAACCAGGGAGAATTTAATGAGCCTTTATGAAGGTGACGCTGGCTCCAGGGTTGGTCAAGCAGCTCAATTACAACAACAAAGCCCTTTACAACCATTAGTAGATATTGTTCCACAAAACATCTTTTTAGCAACCACCGATAATGGCGCGATGCTCCAGGTAGTTTTCTTCGCAATCATTGTTGGTATCTCATTATTACAAATCCAAAAATCGAAAGCGGAACCTGTCATCGCATTTTTTGATGGCATGAATGATGTCATTATCCAAATTGTCAATTACATCATGTTGATTGCTCCCTACGGAGTTTTTGCTCTGATGGCTTCTTTGATTGTGGAAATAGCCGGAGATAATCCAGACTCTGCATTACAATTGTTATTTGCGCTGTTAAAATATAGTTTGGTCGTTGTGGGAGGTTTATTTGCCATGATCCTGATCGTTTATCCATTGATCTTAATGGCATTTACGAAAGTGAAATACAAAGACTTTTTTAAAGCTATCCGGCCAGCACAGCTTCTTGCTTTTTCTACTAGTTCTAGTTCAGCCACGCTTCCTGTCACTATGAAACAAGTTGAGGAAGAATTAGGTGTTTCTGAAGAAGTTTCCAGTTTTGTATTGCCTTTGGGAGCAACCGTAAATATGGATGGAACCAGTCTTTACCAAGGAGTTGCAGCAGTATTTATTGCTCAAGCGTTGGGAATGGATTTATCCTTTTCGCAACAATTAATGATCGTCCTGACTGCTACCTTGGCCTCCATTGGATCTGCAGGGGTACCAGGAGCAGGGTTAATTATGTTGATCATCGTATTGGAATCTATTGGAGTTCCAGCAGCTGGGATCGCATTAATTATTGCCCCAGATAGAATATTAGATATGTTTAGAACCGTTGTCAATGTCACTGGAGACGCAACTGTATGTACGATCGTTGCCAGTACGGAAGGGGAATTGCCAGATGGATTGATTCGAAAATCCAATCCCCTGACTCCTGACGTGTAA
- the fumC gene encoding class II fumarate hydratase has protein sequence MSIRIENDTMGPVEVPADKYWGAQTQRSINNFKIGGEKNRMPIEIIRAFAVLKKAAAFTNAELGVLDKDKAIIIGQVCDEILEGKLDDQFPLVVWQTGSGTQSNMNANEVIAYRAHVLLGGSLEDAKKKIHPNDDVNKSQSSNDTYPTAMHIAAYKMVVETTLPGIQKLRDTLQDKAESFKKVVKIGRTHFMDATPLTLGQEFSGYVAQLDHGIKAIKNTLPHLSELALGGTAVGTGLNTPQGYAELVAQKIADISDLPLITAANKFEALAAHDAMVETHGALKQVAVSLMKIANDIRMLSSGPRSGIGEILIPENEPGSSIMPGKVNPTQVEAMTMVASQVMGNDVAISIGGATGHFELNVFKPLIAANFLQSARLIGDACVSFNDNCAVGIKPNNAMIKRHLENSLMLVTALNPHIGYENAAAIAKKAHKEGTSLREAAIALGLLTNEQFDEWVKPEDMIGSLK, from the coding sequence ATGAGCATAAGAATCGAAAATGATACCATGGGGCCCGTAGAGGTGCCTGCTGATAAATATTGGGGAGCCCAAACTCAGCGATCTATCAACAATTTTAAAATTGGTGGTGAGAAAAATAGAATGCCTATTGAAATTATCAGAGCATTTGCCGTTCTGAAAAAGGCAGCTGCATTTACCAATGCGGAGCTAGGGGTTTTGGATAAAGATAAAGCCATCATCATAGGGCAAGTTTGTGATGAGATTTTGGAAGGGAAACTAGACGATCAATTTCCTTTGGTAGTTTGGCAAACGGGTTCTGGTACCCAGTCCAATATGAATGCGAATGAGGTGATAGCTTACCGTGCCCATGTATTGCTAGGAGGGTCACTAGAGGATGCTAAAAAGAAAATACATCCGAATGACGATGTGAATAAGTCTCAATCTTCTAATGATACTTATCCTACGGCGATGCATATCGCTGCCTATAAAATGGTGGTAGAAACTACCTTGCCAGGAATCCAAAAATTAAGAGATACCCTTCAGGATAAAGCTGAATCTTTTAAAAAAGTGGTGAAGATTGGTCGTACCCACTTCATGGACGCCACGCCTCTCACCCTAGGTCAAGAGTTTAGCGGTTATGTTGCCCAATTGGATCATGGTATCAAAGCCATTAAAAACACCTTACCACACCTTTCAGAATTAGCTCTTGGAGGAACTGCCGTAGGTACTGGATTGAATACTCCACAAGGATACGCGGAATTGGTTGCACAGAAAATCGCGGATATTTCTGATTTGCCATTGATCACTGCTGCAAACAAATTTGAAGCCCTTGCAGCACATGATGCGATGGTAGAAACGCATGGAGCATTGAAACAAGTAGCAGTTAGTTTGATGAAGATTGCCAATGATATCAGAATGTTATCCTCAGGGCCAAGATCAGGAATTGGAGAAATTTTGATTCCGGAAAATGAGCCAGGTTCATCCATTATGCCAGGAAAAGTCAACCCAACTCAAGTGGAAGCCATGACTATGGTGGCATCACAAGTAATGGGTAACGATGTGGCTATTTCAATCGGTGGAGCGACAGGACATTTTGAATTGAACGTATTCAAGCCCTTGATTGCAGCGAACTTTCTTCAGTCTGCGAGACTAATCGGGGATGCTTGTGTGTCCTTTAATGATAACTGTGCTGTAGGTATTAAGCCAAACAATGCAATGATCAAGAGACACTTGGAGAACTCGTTGATGTTGGTGACTGCATTGAATCCTCATATCGGATATGAAAATGCAGCAGCAATTGCGAAGAAAGCACATAAAGAAGGTACTAGCCTAAGAGAAGCTGCCATAGCATTGGGGCTTTTGACCAATGAGCAATTTGATGAATGGGTGAAACCAGAAGATATGATAGGAAGTTTGAAATAA
- a CDS encoding RidA family protein, with amino-acid sequence MANQIIFTKEAPAPIGPYSQAVLAGNTLYVSGQIPLDADTGELINENITEETHAVMKNLEAVLRAAGFSFADVVKCTIFIKSMDEFSTINEAYGQYFKVNPPARETVEVSKLPKNVNVEISCIAVK; translated from the coding sequence ATGGCAAATCAAATTATTTTCACGAAAGAAGCTCCAGCACCAATAGGCCCTTATTCCCAAGCAGTACTTGCAGGTAATACACTTTATGTATCGGGACAGATTCCTTTAGATGCAGATACTGGGGAGTTGATCAATGAGAATATCACGGAAGAAACACATGCAGTCATGAAAAATCTGGAAGCGGTTTTGCGCGCAGCAGGATTTTCATTTGCTGATGTAGTTAAATGCACCATTTTTATTAAAAGTATGGATGAGTTCAGTACGATCAATGAAGCTTATGGTCAATATTTTAAAGTGAACCCACCTGCAAGAGAAACCGTGGAAGTAAGTAAGCTTCCAAAGAATGTGAATGTGGAGATTTCTTGTATCGCAGTGAAATAA
- the mazG gene encoding nucleoside triphosphate pyrophosphohydrolase: MTKLSTRAQQLAAFDRLLTIMDDLRAQCPWDKKQTTESLRHLTIEETFELSDAILEGNPDEIKKELGDILLHIVFYAKIGSEEGNFDIKTLIDALCEKLIRRHPHIYGDTKADDEEAVKQNWEKIKLKEKGNTSVLGGVPKSLPALIKSMRIQEKARGVGFDWEEKSQVWEKVEEEMQEFKEEFNAANGLEIDKEKATGEFGDLLFSLINYARFIDINPEEALERTNLKFIKRFQYLENAARNSGRSLADMTLAEMDVFWNEAKKQ; this comes from the coding sequence ATGACAAAATTGAGTACCAGAGCCCAACAATTGGCTGCTTTTGATAGATTATTGACCATCATGGATGACCTTCGTGCCCAATGTCCTTGGGATAAAAAGCAAACTACGGAGAGTCTACGTCATTTAACCATTGAGGAAACCTTTGAATTATCGGATGCCATTTTGGAGGGAAACCCGGATGAGATCAAAAAAGAACTCGGAGACATTTTGTTACATATTGTTTTCTATGCCAAAATAGGGTCTGAGGAAGGAAATTTTGATATCAAGACCTTAATTGATGCCCTGTGCGAAAAATTGATCAGAAGGCATCCACATATTTATGGAGATACCAAAGCCGATGATGAAGAGGCGGTAAAACAGAATTGGGAGAAAATTAAACTGAAGGAAAAGGGGAATACGTCGGTTTTAGGTGGAGTTCCAAAATCTCTTCCTGCTTTAATCAAGTCCATGCGGATTCAAGAGAAGGCAAGAGGAGTAGGCTTTGATTGGGAAGAGAAGAGCCAGGTTTGGGAAAAGGTAGAGGAAGAAATGCAGGAGTTTAAAGAAGAATTCAATGCAGCCAACGGATTGGAAATTGATAAGGAAAAGGCTACCGGTGAATTCGGGGACTTGTTGTTTTCACTAATAAATTATGCGCGGTTTATAGACATCAATCCCGAAGAAGCGTTAGAAAGGACAAACCTGAAGTTTATCAAAAGATTTCAGTATCTGGAAAATGCAGCGAGAAATTCAGGCCGAAGTTTAGCTGATATGACCTTGGCCGAAATGGATGTGTTTTGGAATGAAGCAAAGAAGCAGTGA
- the glmM gene encoding phosphoglucosamine mutase codes for MSLIKSISGIRGTIGGKAGEGLTPVDVVKFTSAYGAWVLENTGNPKIVIGRDARISGEMVSKLVSATLQGMGIHVIDLGLSTTPTVEFAVPLEKAGGGIILTASHNPIQWNALKLLNSKGEFISDSEGKDILAKAEKEDFSFAEVKKLGDYTLIEDYIDRHIQHVLDLELVDREAIADRKFKIVVDAVNSTGGIAIPKLLKALGVSEIEEMFCTPDGHFPHNPEPLPENLRDISQKLEKGSFDLGIVVDPDVDRLAFINEDGSPFGEEYTLVAVADYILSKTKGNTVSNLSSTRALRDVTEKHGGIYTAAAVGEVNVVNQMKAVEAVIGGEGNGGIIYPASHYGRDALVGVGLFLTHLANFGKSISRLRATYPNYFISKNKIELTPEIDVDKILIEIKEKYKKQPINDIDGVKIEFDKEWVHLRKSNTEPIIRIYSESESEATAEHLAKKIMQDIKEIVSESLL; via the coding sequence GTGTCGCTAATAAAATCTATCTCTGGAATCAGAGGTACTATTGGAGGAAAAGCTGGCGAGGGTCTAACCCCTGTCGATGTTGTTAAATTCACTTCTGCATACGGAGCCTGGGTATTGGAAAATACCGGCAACCCCAAAATTGTGATTGGTCGAGATGCAAGAATTTCTGGCGAAATGGTTTCCAAATTGGTATCAGCCACACTTCAAGGCATGGGAATTCATGTTATTGATCTAGGCTTAAGTACCACCCCAACTGTGGAGTTTGCGGTTCCTTTGGAAAAAGCTGGAGGAGGAATTATCCTAACAGCCAGCCATAACCCTATCCAATGGAATGCATTGAAATTATTAAATTCTAAGGGTGAATTTATTTCAGATTCAGAAGGAAAAGATATTCTTGCAAAAGCAGAAAAAGAGGATTTCTCATTTGCCGAAGTAAAGAAACTGGGAGACTACACGCTGATTGAAGATTATATAGATAGACATATTCAGCATGTATTGGATTTAGAGCTAGTTGATCGAGAGGCAATTGCTGACCGAAAATTCAAAATTGTGGTAGATGCGGTTAACTCTACAGGAGGAATTGCTATCCCAAAATTGCTAAAGGCATTGGGAGTTTCTGAAATCGAAGAAATGTTTTGTACGCCTGACGGACATTTCCCCCACAACCCAGAGCCACTTCCTGAAAACCTTAGAGATATTTCACAAAAACTGGAGAAGGGAAGTTTCGATCTCGGTATTGTAGTAGATCCTGACGTGGATAGATTAGCTTTTATCAATGAAGATGGTTCTCCATTCGGAGAAGAATATACTTTAGTAGCAGTCGCAGATTACATTCTTTCCAAAACCAAAGGCAATACCGTATCCAACTTAAGTTCCACTCGAGCACTTCGAGATGTAACCGAAAAGCATGGTGGAATTTATACTGCTGCTGCCGTAGGTGAGGTAAATGTAGTCAACCAAATGAAAGCCGTAGAGGCTGTAATTGGAGGAGAAGGAAATGGAGGAATCATTTATCCTGCTTCTCATTACGGAAGAGACGCATTAGTTGGAGTTGGACTATTCTTAACCCATCTGGCAAATTTTGGAAAATCAATTTCCAGATTAAGGGCCACTTACCCTAACTATTTTATCTCTAAAAACAAGATCGAGCTTACTCCAGAAATCGATGTAGATAAAATTCTAATCGAGATAAAGGAAAAGTATAAGAAGCAACCGATCAACGATATCGACGGGGTAAAAATAGAATTTGACAAGGAATGGGTACATTTGCGAAAATCAAATACCGAACCGATCATCAGAATTTATTCTGAGTCTGAGTCCGAGGCCACTGCAGAGCACTTGGCAAAAAAAATCATGCAGGATATCAAGGAAATTGTAAGTGAATCCCTTCTTTGA
- a CDS encoding cysteine desulfurase family protein, whose product MKVYLDNAATTAMDDRVIEAMLPFMKSHYGNPSSVHSQGREVRTAIERARKKVAELLNATPSEIFFTSGGTEADNTAIVCGIESHGIKHAITSPLEHHAVLHTLEVCEKKGLIKLSILDVNGKGEIDLFQLEELLKANPNSLVSLMHANNEIGNLNDLEKIGTLCKEYGAFFHSDTVQTMGHYTHNLKELPINSLVAGGHKFHGPKGSGFLYVNKDKKIHPFIHGGAQERNMRGGTENVIGIIGITKALELAYEEMESHQQHVGAIKQHFIKSLTEAIPDVQFNGLSAEMDKSLYTVLNVSLPPSEANRGMLLFNLDLEGISASGGSACSSGATVGSHVLRALNHKPERDAVRFSFSRFNTIEEVDYTISKLKELYTVEV is encoded by the coding sequence ATGAAAGTTTATTTAGATAATGCTGCAACCACAGCAATGGATGATCGAGTGATCGAAGCGATGCTTCCGTTCATGAAATCCCATTATGGAAATCCTTCATCGGTCCATAGTCAAGGTAGAGAAGTACGAACAGCGATAGAAAGAGCAAGGAAAAAAGTAGCTGAATTACTAAATGCCACTCCATCGGAAATCTTCTTTACTTCTGGAGGCACAGAAGCTGACAATACAGCAATTGTTTGCGGAATAGAAAGTCATGGCATCAAACACGCAATCACTTCTCCTTTAGAGCATCATGCGGTACTTCATACCTTAGAAGTATGTGAGAAAAAAGGCTTGATCAAGCTAAGCATCCTGGATGTTAATGGAAAAGGTGAAATCGATCTATTTCAACTTGAGGAACTCCTTAAAGCCAATCCAAATTCATTGGTGTCATTGATGCATGCCAACAATGAGATTGGAAATCTTAATGACCTTGAAAAAATCGGAACCTTATGTAAGGAATATGGAGCATTTTTCCATTCTGACACCGTACAGACGATGGGACATTATACCCATAACCTAAAAGAACTACCGATCAATTCATTGGTAGCTGGAGGTCATAAATTTCATGGCCCAAAAGGGTCAGGGTTCTTATATGTAAATAAGGACAAAAAAATCCATCCTTTTATTCATGGTGGAGCTCAGGAAAGAAATATGAGAGGGGGAACTGAAAATGTCATTGGGATCATTGGAATCACCAAAGCCCTTGAATTGGCCTATGAAGAAATGGAAAGTCATCAACAACATGTTGGGGCGATCAAACAACATTTTATCAAGAGCTTAACTGAAGCGATCCCCGATGTTCAATTTAATGGACTTTCCGCAGAGATGGATAAATCTTTATATACGGTATTGAATGTGAGCCTTCCTCCATCTGAAGCCAATAGAGGGATGTTATTATTCAACCTAGATTTAGAGGGGATTTCAGCTTCTGGAGGTTCCGCATGTAGCTCCGGAGCTACTGTTGGCTCCCATGTATTGAGAGCTTTAAATCATAAGCCTGAACGCGATGCCGTTAGATTCTCCTTTAGTAGGTTTAATACCATAGAGGAGGTTGATTACACTATCTCTAAATTAAAAGAATTATACACCGTAGAGGTTTAA